The Candidatus Eisenbacteria bacterium genome includes the window AAGTCGGGGGTCACGTATTTTCCGACCCCCACCAGGCTGATCGGCGAGGCCCCCGATTGGCTCGCGCTCGGTGCGTTCGCTCCCGAGCGAAGATCGATCGTATCGATGAATCCGCTGCCGCTCAGCCAGTGCTCCACGTTCTGGAAGAGGTAATTCGAGATCGGCAGCGTGACTCCCGTGACATCCTGCGCGCCGCCTGCCCCGGTGGCCGAGACGTCGATACCGGCCGTCGGGGCGAACTGCCCGAGCGCGAGCCCCTTCCACAGAGCGTCCGGGGGCGTGCCCGCGTCGTCGTACACCCTCACCTTGAGCCGCGAGACGCGATCCGACAGGGAGAGGTAGACGGTGCGGGTTCCGGTCGCCGCGGGGAGGGTCGTTTCGGCCGTGATGCTGACCTCGGGATCGATCCGGTCCGGGCTGTTGAAATTGATCAACCCTTGGAGGTTCCGGAATTGCCGGGTCATGACGTAGTACTTCCCGCCCCGCACATTGAGGACGCCGAGCGCTAGGTCGCCGCTGCCTTCGTTCTTGAAGATGAGGTTCCCGTCGCTCTGTACCTCCACCTCGGCGTCCAGAGTCCGGTAGAAGACGTTTCCCGGGATGTCGACGCTGATGTTGTAGAGATAGGGGAGCGGCTCGCCCGGCTCTCCGGGCGGGCGCGACAGATCGAGCGTGAGCTCACCCTTCGAGATGACCGCGTGGCCGGTGATCCACGGGGTCGGCGCCCCATCGGGATTCCTCGCGTTCGCGATGTTGAACTCGCCGGTGAGACGGAACAGGTAGCTCTCCCGGTCGGTCGTCGTGAAGTCGGTCGCCTTGATCTTGAACGCGTACTCCCCGCGCGGCCCGATGGCCGGTGGCTCGAAGGGCGGGGGGGCCGCGGTCGGCCATTTCCACCATCCGGTCAGGGTCAGCTTTCCGCGCTTCCCTTGCCGCGCCGACGCCTTTGTCACGTTGAGGCGCTCCTGGTCGAACGTGCCCTCCATCGCGACGCCTTCCAAGATCTCGTCCCTTCCCGCCCAGCGGAGCTTTCCGTCCGCGATCTTCAGGCTTCCCGTCACATTCGGTTTCCGCGTCGTGCCTCCGATCTCGGCTGACGCCGCAAGACGGCCGCTGCTCGACGCGATCTCCGGGAAGATGATCGGCAAGATCGACAGATCGCCGTCCGGCACGTTGATCGATACGGCGAGCGGCGCGCTGTCCAAGAGCCGGTTCTCGGCGTAGAGCGAGAGATCCACGGGAATCTCGCCTCGAATCTGCGAGATCGACCCTCCCTGGCGAAGATCGAAACGATCGATGCGGAGCCGGCGGTCTTTGTAAGCGAGGTTGAGGCCGACGATCTCCCCCTCCACGCCGCGGAATCCGATCCTGGGTGCGCGGCCCTCGAGCTCGAATTTCGGGTCCGCCGCGGTGCCTGAAACCCGGAGGCTCGCGGACGCGCGGCCCTCGAGGGTGCGAAGCTTCGAGGCTGCCGGCGCTACGAGGCCGAGATCGAGCTCGTCCGCCGTCGCCGAGAGCGCGAGCGCGGCGCGCGATGCCCAGGTGCGGTCTCCCTTGTCGAGCGCGCGCCACCACGATTCGAGCGTCAGCTGGGGACGGATCGATCCTTCGACCCTCACGCGGCTCTCGCCGGCGCGCCATTCGGCCTTCGACACCGTGAGCACGCCGGGAACGTAATCGAGGTCCAGAAGAAGGCTGTCACCCGCGATGCCGCCCAGGACCGGGCGCTCCACCCCGACCCGCACGGAGAGGTCGGGATCCGCGATCGCTCCCGACGCGAGGAACTCCGCCCGGGCGATGCCGGCCATCGGACGGCGGCCCAGCTCCATCCCCGGGATCAGGCCCAGATCCAGACCTTGGAGCCTTCCCCGCGCGTCGAGCGTCTGCTTCGCGGGATTCCAGTCGATGTCCGCCTGGAGCGTTCCCGGATCGAGATCCAGGAGGACGTCCGCGATCCGCACGCGGTCGCCGAGCGACGATACCTGAGCCACGCCGCGGCTCTTGATCCGGTGCTCCCCGGCCTGGAGCGCGAGAGAATCGAGTCGGGCCCGAACGCCATCCGGAGCGAACGTCACGACGCCGCCGAGCGTGAGTACCGTGTCGCCGAGCGCCTGGCGCCAGCGCGAGATCGTGAGCGTTTTTCCGCCGGTCATCTTTGCTTCGAGATCGCCGAGCCTGCGTCCGCCGGCGGTCAATCCCTTCCCGCCGACCTCGGCGGTCAGATTGAGCGCGGGGAGGAGCGTCCCCTGGGCTTCGACCGTCATCGTGTCGCAGGCGAGACCGTTCTTGAGACTCGCCCGGAAGAGGCTTCCTTGGGCGGTGAACGTCGGCGCGGAGAGCGGGCCCGTGACTTGAGCGGTCATCCGCCCGGAGCCCGAGAGCGCGTCCACCGGGTGGAGGAGCGGGGACAGCTCTTTGAGGTCGGCCAGCGTGCCGGTGAGCCGCGCGGAAAGCGCGCGATCGGCCCCGAGGGTCCCGGTGACCGCGATGCGGCCGCCCGGAACGTCGACCCACCCGCTGTCGACGGCAACCGAGCCGTCTGGAGGCCTGTGAATGCGGGCGAATCCGCGCTGGATGGCGAGCCGTCCGAAGCGGCTCGGAGCGAGGGTCACTCCGAACGTCGCGTCGAGGACCGGCTTCGCGCGGTGCGCCTCGATGTGGGCCTCGCCCGTCAGGAGCCCCTGCGGCATTTCCTCCGGCGACTTCCACCACGGAATGAGCGCCGGATTCAAGTCGCGGAAGCCCATGTCGGCCACGACCACGCCGCGTGTCTGGATCGTCGCGACGCCGGTGACCTCGGCGTTTCGCACCCGGAGACGCATCGCGGAGAGATTGACCACGCCCGGGCTCGACTTCGCGTCGAGCATGAGCGTGTCGACCGCCTCCCCCGCGTAGCGGCCCGAGAGCCGGGCGCGCGCCTCGCCCGCGCTGGGCGTGCCCGAGAACGAGATGGCCCCCCGAAGCGTCCCCTCGTAGCCGCGCAGCTGGAGCGTCCGGGAAAGCTCCTCCACGTGGAGCGGATGCAGGGAGAGCAATCCTGAGCGCACGCGCCCCGCCGCCAGATCCCAGCCCACTCGCGCCGTGACCCGCGACTTTCCGAGCGCGATCTCGAGGGGTGCTGCTTGCAGCGCGTCGCCGTCGGCGAGGATCGTGCCGCTCATTTCGAGGCGGCCGGGGCGATTGGGGTTCTGGCTGGATCCATCCAAATCGCGGATCACGAGCTCGGAGCGTCCGCCTCCGACCCGGAGCGTCGCGTGGCCGTCGATCCCCCCGTACTGGATCTCCGCGCGATCGATCGAGAGACCGCCTTCCCGCACCGTGATCTCGACCCGCGTCTGGCGGTTGGATGGGGTCCCAGGCTTGCGGTGAGCGAACCGAGGCACCACGATCTCGCCGTTTCGATCGTGCACGAGGTCGATGCGCGGCGAGTCGATCACGACCTTCAAGTCGCGGGAGTGTCCGAACAGGAGGCCGACGAGGTCGTAGTCGACGCGCAGGGTCCGGGCGCCGGCCCAGGTAATCTCCCCGTTGGGCGTCCGGACGAGGAGCCTGGGATTCTCGACGACCGCTCCGCGGAGAACCGTCCCGCGCACGCGGTCCGCGGTGAACCGCGTGGAGTCGGTGCCGACCGCTCGGTTGATCTCGGCCATGATGCGCCTCGAGAGACCGGGATTTCCCGACGCGAAGAGGCCCGCCACGAGCATGTACCCGAAGCAGAGCAAGATCGCGATCGAGAGCGCGGCCACCAGGAACGCCTGCACCGATCGAGCCATTTTGTTGCGCTCTGGATTCATCTCAGTAGGGATACCCCAGGCTGAAGTGGAACTCCCCGCGCCGCGCGCTCAGGTCGGGCTCGAACGGGGTTCGCGGGCTCCGGATCTTCCAGCCGTAGTCGAAGCGGATGGGGCCCACCGGCGTCCCGATCCGGACGCCCACCCCTCCACTGTACCGCATGTCGTTATACCCCGCTCCGCCTCCGAAGCTGAGGATTCTTGTCAGTTTGATGTCCTCGGGACGCTCCCAGACGTTGCCCCCGTCGAAAAAGGCGGCCGCCGAGACGATCCAGACGAGGGGAAACCGGAATTCCACCGAGCCGAGCATCAGGACCTGCCCGCCTCGGGCCTCGACATGGGACCCTTGGGCGTCGACGACTTCCCGGCTGCCGAGCTCGTTCTCGAGGTAGCCTCGGACCGTCGAGGCACCGCCCGTGCGGTAACGATCGTCGACCGGGATCTCGTCGAGCTCGCGCGGGGTGCCGAGGGTGGTGTCCGACGTCGCTCGCGAGCTCCACGGCTCGATAAAGCCACCCCGCACCCGCATCGCCAGGACCGCGCCGGCCTGAAGCGGGATGTATCCGGTCGCCTGCAGGCCCAGGTTGGCGAATCCCCCGGCCCCCGGCTTAGCGCCCGTCACAAACTCCACCTTTCCGAGCAGATCGTTTCCGCGTTTCGGATTGAAGAGGTCGGCCCGCGTGTCGCGCTCCGACGTGAACACGATCCGGTTCGTCGTGTAGCTCCTGCCCCCCGACGCGATGCTCACGCTGTCGCTGACCACGTGCCGGAGCTCGTAGGAGGTGTACGAGCGCGTGTCCTTGAGGAACGACGTGGCGAAGACGACCGAGCCGCCGTACGCCCGGAGCGGAGCCGGATCGGTCTTCTCGATCACGGGCTGATCCTCGGTGTACGCGCCCACCGTCGTCTGCATCCGGAATCCCAGCGGCCAAGGATGGGTCAGCGCCACGTCCAAGCGGCGGTCGCCGAATTTCGCGTGCACGGGATCGTGGAACACCCGAAACGGGAGCACGCGAAGGCCGAGGCGGCCGGTCGTAACGAAGCGCATCGACGACCGGAAGATGTTCCGTTGCCCCCACTGCCCCGTGAGCCGCAGCTGATCGACGGTCCCATAGCCGACCCCGGCGTCGATCCACCCCATCTTCTGCTCCCTCACCGCGACGATGACCTCGGCCCGATGGCTCGTGCTGTCCACGGGACCCAGCTCCATCTGCACATCGGTGTAAAGTCCGGAGTCGTAGATCCGCTGCTGGCTCAGGACAAGCTTCGAGCGGCGCACGGCGTCGCCGGGGTGAAGGAGCATCTCCCGCGTGACGAACGACGGCTTGGTCTTCTGCGTTCCCTCGACCTTGAATTGATCGACGAACACCCGCGGGCCCGGCTGCACGCGGTAGGAAACCGAGACGCGCTGGTCGTGGACCTCGAGGGAATCGATGACCCGCGCGAGCACGTAGCCGCGATCGGCGTACGCGTTGACAACCGAATCGCGGCTCGCCTGGACGATCGGCGGGTCGAGCGGCGACCCCGGCCGGAATCGGAGTATTTCTCGGAATTCGGCCTCCGGGAGCGGACCGGTCCCCGCGACGCGGATGGTGTCCACCACCGCGCGGGGTCCCTCGGTCAGGTAGAAGTGGACATCCCACTTTCGCGTGGAGCTCCCCACGGGCCGGATCGGAACGCTGTCGACGAGCGCTTCGAGGTAGCCATGGCGGCGATAGAACGCGGTCAGGGCCAGACGATCGGCCCGGATGAAATCGGAGCGCAGGGGATTCTTCCGCCACGGCTTCCAGAAGGAGCTGCCGCGCGTGCGCAGGAGGTTCCGGAGCTCTTTCGTCTTGTAGGCGAGGTTGCCGTGGATTTCGACCTTGCGGACGACCCGCTCCACGTCGAGGTCCGAGCCGACCTGCGCTCGGAGGGGAGCGGGGAGGAGCGCAAGGAGGAGCGCGGCCAGAGCGCAGCGCCACGGCGCGAGACGGTGGTGGCTCCGCTCAGGCAATCCCCCGACCCGCCTCAATCGGCGAGGGTCAAGGCCCGGGAGCGGTGGCCGCCGTATCGGCCGGCGCCGTCGACCGGAGCCGCTTGTCGATGTCGGCCTCGGCGCGCTTCCGTTGAGTCACGCGGCTCACGTCGTTGTAGAACGCGAACACCACGAGGCCGATCAGCACGAAGAGCCCGATCCGTTGGAAGAAATATTGCGTCTTGAGGGAGAGTGGTCTCCGCCGCACCGCCTCGATCAGCGCGAAGAGGATGTGCCCGCCGTCCAAGATCGGGATCGGAAGGAGGTTCATCACCATGAGGGCGAGGCTGATGAAAGAGGCGAACGTAATTAGCTGCTGGATTCCCCCGCGGGCCTGCTCGCGCGCCACCTGGGCGATCGCGATCGGCCCCGCGATCGAGCCGTGCAGCCGCACGGGGTCGGAGACAAAGCTCCAGAGCCCCGCGTAGATCTGTCCCGTGACCCAGAACGTCTGTTGGATCCCGAGGACGACCGCCTTCCCCGGCGGGAACGTCTGCCGGTACGTGAGCGCCTCCGGCGGCGAGACCCCGATCGTCCCCTCGGGCGATGTCTTCAGCGTCACGGTGAAGGTCCGATCGGCGCGGCGCACGGTCAGGGTCCGTACGGCGTCCGGCTTGCTCCGCAGCGTGGACGAGAGCTCCGACCAGATGCGAATCGGCTTGCCGTCGACGCTCAGGATCTCGTCCCCTTCGCGGAGCCCGGCATCGTAGGCCGGGTACCCGATCAGCACTCTTCCGATCACGGTGCCCATGTCCCAATCGAGCCCGCTCATGATCGCCTCGACCTCGTGGCGCGGGGTCGAGAGCGTCACCTCCCGCCCTTCGCGTTCCACGACGAGCGGAACCGTTCCGGCGCCGGATTCCTTCGCGGCCGCTTCCGCGGCCACCGCGAGCGCGGAGAGTGTCCGCGCGGGGTGACCGGCCAGGTTCACGATCTGATCGTGCGGCCGGAGGCCGACGCGCCCGGCCACGGATCCGGCGTCCACTTTCGAGACGCGCGTCGCGAAATCACGCCCCTCGATCCCACCCAGGAACACGGCCACGGTGACGAGGAGCGCGAAGACGAGGTTCGCGATGGGGCCCGCGGCCGTGATGAGCGCCCGCGTCCACCAGGGCTTCGAGAGGAACTCGTCGGGTGCGCCCGACCGGTCCTCGGCCTCCGGGGTGTCGCCGGCCATGCGCACGAAGCCGCCAAGGGGGAGCAGGGAGAGCCGGTAGTCGGTGCCCCCGCGGGTGAACCCGACCACCCGGGGGCCCATTCCGATCGAGAAGGAGATCACCCGGACGCCGAGCCACTTCGCGACGAGGAAATGCCCCAGCTCATGGACCAGAACGAGGACGCCTAGGATCAACGCACCGTAAAGGGCGACGGGCAGGATTTCGGTCATTCTGGGGCTTCCCTCATGGAGTTAAGCGACGAGGCAGGGCCAGGAAACGACTCTAACAGGTTGAAATTATTGGGTCAATCGAGCCGCCGGGGCGGCAGGCTGCCGGGAGGTGCTACCCCGGAAGCGCCCTCAGGTAGGCTTCCCGCGTCCGCTCCGCCGTCGCGTCCGCCGAGAACGCGCGGGCGCGCTCGCGGCCGCTCGCTCCCATCGCGGCCCGCCGCGCGGGATCGCCGGCCAGCTCGAGGATCGCCGCCGCGAGCGCCTCCGGATCGCGCGGAGGCACGAGGATCCCGGTCCCCTGGTGCTCCACCACTTCCGGAATGCCGCCGACCCGCGTCGCCACCACCGCGAGCCCGCCCGCCATCGCGTCGAGGATCGACGTGCCGAGCCCCTCGAGGTAGGACGACATGACGAAGAGATCGGCCGCGCGGAGAAGATCCGTAGCGTCGTCTCGAAATCCCAGGAACCGGACCGAGTCGCCGAGCTTGAGGGCGCGATGCTCCGCTTCCAATTCCGCGCGCAAGGGTCCCTCCCCAGCGATCCAAAACCGGAGATCGGAGCGCCGCGCCCGCGCCGACGCCGCGGCGCGGAGGAGGTCGGTCTGGGACTTGTGCGGCGCCAGGGCGGCGACGTTCAGAATCAAGAGCTCCCCATCGGCCAGCCCCAGCCGCCGACGTACCGCCGGCCGGTCGAAGGGCGCCTGGAACGGCGCGAGATCGATCCCGCTCGGCACGACCTGGATCCGGGTGGCCGGGACGCCGCTTCCTACGAGCGCGTCCCGCACCCCTCCCGAGATCGCGAGGATCGTGTCGATCGGGAGCGCGTAGAGGAGCCGGCTTCCCGGGCTTCGACGGACCGGGAAGTCGACCCGGCGCGACAGGATGCGCGCCGGCCCTGGGGCGAAGAGCGCGGCGAGCGCGCCGAGCGCGTGCGCCCTCGCGGCGTGCCAGTGGACGACGTGAGGACGGAGCGCGCGGTGAAGCCGGGCGATCGCGAGGGCCGACCCGAGATCCCAAGTGCCACGCATCGGAACGTGGTGAACCGCGAATTGCTCTCCGGCCGCCCGCTCCGCGAGCGCGCTTCGCCTTGGAGCCGCGAGGTGGGGGTCGTCCCCCATCGCGCGCTGGCGGAGCATCAGCTCGATCACCTGGCGCTCTCCCCCGCGCCACGGAATCTCCGAGTCGACGTGCAGCACGCGGAGAGAGTCCCCCGGCTTCATCGCCCCACCTTGGGCGCGGTCGTCTCGCGAACCCGGCCAACCGCTTCCACGAGGAGCGCGCCGATCCGCTCGGGGGACGCTTGCTCCTTGACCGACGCGCGGCCCGCGCCCCCGATTCGGGCCCCGCGGGCGGGGTCGCCGGCGAGGTCTTCGACGGCCTTCGCGAGCGCGCCGGCGTCCCCCGCCGGAACGAGGACAAGGTGCTCCCCGTCGCGGAAGAACTCCGCGATCGCCCGGGAGCGCCGCGTGATCGTCGGGGCGCCGAGCGCCATCGACTGGTAGACCTTGTGCGGCACGACCCGCCCCGCCTTGGCCGTGGTGCCGAAAATGCCGAGGGCGACGTCGGCATGGAAGAGCGCCTCGAGAGCGTCCGCGTACGGCACCCGCGGGAGCCGCTTCACCGAGCGAAGCCCCCACGTCGCCATTTCGCGCTCGGCGTGCGGCGCGGTCATGCCGTCTCCGATCAGCGTGAAGCGGGCGAATCGCGGTCCGTGGCGGGCTTCGAGAATCGCCGCCGCCTCGACCGCGACCTCGACGCCGTGGAGCGGCAGGAAGCCGCCGATATAGGTGACCCGGAGCGGACCCCCGATCCGAGGCGGTCGCGTACCCCCGCCGGTTCGAAACGCGAGCCGATCGGCCCCGACCGGCACCCGGCAGAGCTTGGACCTTGGGATCCCGTATTCCGCCGAGAAGAAATCGCCGTGCTCCCACGTATCGCAGAGGACGAGATCGGCGAGCGAGAGGGCGAGGCGATCGCTCAACCGGAGCCTCAGGGCCGAGAGGCTCCGGGCGGCGACGCGGCCCAGATCCCCCACCTGCGTGTCCCAGCGGGAGACGAGCGGATCGAAGAGGACCGGCGATCCCGAAACGCGGCCCAGGGCCGCGGCGAGCGGAACGTCGCGGTGTCCGAACGCGGGGACAAGGAGCGCGTCGAGGGAGGACGCGGCGGCCGCCCAGCGGGCCATGAGCCCTGCCTCGCGGACGAACGCCGGGGTGCCCGGTGCGACGGCGACCCGCGTGACGGTCGCCCCGGCCTCCTCGAGCCCCTCTTGAAGCACCACGTTTCTCGGGTAGCTGGGATCGAAGGCGCCGAAGAACGCGACCTTCACCGGTCCTCCTGCGGCCGGACCTCGTCCTCCCAGCGCCGGGCGTACTTGGTGAACACGGAAAATGCCGCCAGCATGCAGAGGACGATTCCGTGCCGCCCCTCGCGGAACCCTCCCTCGAGCACG containing:
- the rseP gene encoding RIP metalloprotease RseP; this translates as MTEILPVALYGALILGVLVLVHELGHFLVAKWLGVRVISFSIGMGPRVVGFTRGGTDYRLSLLPLGGFVRMAGDTPEAEDRSGAPDEFLSKPWWTRALITAAGPIANLVFALLVTVAVFLGGIEGRDFATRVSKVDAGSVAGRVGLRPHDQIVNLAGHPARTLSALAVAAEAAAKESGAGTVPLVVEREGREVTLSTPRHEVEAIMSGLDWDMGTVIGRVLIGYPAYDAGLREGDEILSVDGKPIRIWSELSSTLRSKPDAVRTLTVRRADRTFTVTLKTSPEGTIGVSPPEALTYRQTFPPGKAVVLGIQQTFWVTGQIYAGLWSFVSDPVRLHGSIAGPIAIAQVAREQARGGIQQLITFASFISLALMVMNLLPIPILDGGHILFALIEAVRRRPLSLKTQYFFQRIGLFVLIGLVVFAFYNDVSRVTQRKRAEADIDKRLRSTAPADTAATAPGP
- a CDS encoding glycosyltransferase family 4 protein gives rise to the protein MKVAFFGAFDPSYPRNVVLQEGLEEAGATVTRVAVAPGTPAFVREAGLMARWAAAASSLDALLVPAFGHRDVPLAAALGRVSGSPVLFDPLVSRWDTQVGDLGRVAARSLSALRLRLSDRLALSLADLVLCDTWEHGDFFSAEYGIPRSKLCRVPVGADRLAFRTGGGTRPPRIGGPLRVTYIGGFLPLHGVEVAVEAAAILEARHGPRFARFTLIGDGMTAPHAEREMATWGLRSVKRLPRVPYADALEALFHADVALGIFGTTAKAGRVVPHKVYQSMALGAPTITRRSRAIAEFFRDGEHLVLVPAGDAGALAKAVEDLAGDPARGARIGGAGRASVKEQASPERIGALLVEAVGRVRETTAPKVGR
- a CDS encoding glycosyltransferase family 4 protein — encoded protein: MKPGDSLRVLHVDSEIPWRGGERQVIELMLRQRAMGDDPHLAAPRRSALAERAAGEQFAVHHVPMRGTWDLGSALAIARLHRALRPHVVHWHAARAHALGALAALFAPGPARILSRRVDFPVRRSPGSRLLYALPIDTILAISGGVRDALVGSGVPATRIQVVPSGIDLAPFQAPFDRPAVRRRLGLADGELLILNVAALAPHKSQTDLLRAAASARARRSDLRFWIAGEGPLRAELEAEHRALKLGDSVRFLGFRDDATDLLRAADLFVMSSYLEGLGTSILDAMAGGLAVVATRVGGIPEVVEHQGTGILVPPRDPEALAAAILELAGDPARRAAMGASGRERARAFSADATAERTREAYLRALPG